The proteins below are encoded in one region of Segatella copri:
- a CDS encoding uracil-DNA glycosylase — protein MNVKIEESWRQHIGEEFDKQYFVDLTNFVKEEYLRTPCYPPGRLIFNAFNLCPFDDVKVVIIGQDPYHEPGQAMGLSFSVPDGITFPPSLINIFKEIQMDLGTPMPATGDLTRWAKQGVLLLNATLTVRAHQAASHQRKGWEEFTDAAIKALSKDKEHLVFILWGGYARSKAKLIDTSKHLILESVHPSPLSANRGGWFGNHHFSRCNAYLQQNGITPIQW, from the coding sequence ATGAACGTAAAGATAGAAGAAAGTTGGAGACAGCATATAGGAGAAGAGTTCGACAAGCAGTATTTTGTTGACCTCACAAACTTCGTGAAAGAGGAATACCTGCGTACGCCCTGTTATCCTCCTGGCCGCTTGATTTTCAATGCCTTCAATCTCTGTCCTTTTGATGATGTGAAGGTAGTAATTATCGGACAGGATCCATACCATGAGCCGGGTCAGGCGATGGGACTGAGTTTCTCTGTGCCGGACGGAATCACTTTCCCACCATCATTGATTAATATATTCAAGGAGATTCAGATGGATCTCGGTACTCCGATGCCAGCCACGGGCGATTTAACCCGCTGGGCAAAGCAGGGAGTATTGTTGCTCAACGCCACGTTGACCGTTCGTGCCCATCAGGCTGCGAGCCATCAGCGCAAAGGCTGGGAGGAGTTTACCGATGCTGCCATCAAGGCGCTCAGCAAGGATAAGGAGCACCTGGTGTTTATCCTTTGGGGCGGTTATGCCCGGAGCAAGGCGAAGCTCATCGATACAAGCAAGCATCTGATATTGGAAAGTGTGCATCCATCGCCATTATCTGCCAACCGTGGCGGATGGTTTGGCAATCATCATTTCTCCCGCTGCAATGCGTATCTGCAGCAGAACGGAATTACGCCTATCCAATGGTAG
- a CDS encoding GLPGLI family protein: MRRITLLLAAILTVCSLNAQKGNKNEKVVNIDKVNYRITYNGKMVPDTTTVPYNYWESEMRLDIGSKTTHFYDRTKQISDSIMDEQAKTGQYDMSKIPRGGRIRWEFYKNYPSKGQTTLLDKVLGNYYQCTEQLEVPNWQLIPDSTTTIIGYKCLLAKALFKGRTWYAWYSEDIPISEGPWKISGLPGLVLLAYDQNKQYIFNAIGMSTLNGTESITFTEKAREKVTQKELREAKHKFDGAEALKATARKTGFTFKKLPEGAIKALNRSNKGNPIELE, translated from the coding sequence ATGAGAAGAATAACATTATTATTAGCAGCCATACTCACAGTATGCAGCTTGAATGCTCAGAAAGGCAACAAAAATGAGAAAGTGGTCAATATTGACAAGGTAAACTATCGCATCACCTACAATGGGAAAATGGTACCAGATACCACAACAGTTCCCTACAACTATTGGGAGAGCGAAATGCGACTGGACATCGGTAGCAAGACAACTCATTTCTATGATAGAACCAAGCAAATATCCGATTCTATCATGGATGAACAAGCTAAGACGGGGCAATATGACATGAGTAAAATTCCTAGAGGTGGCAGAATCCGTTGGGAATTCTACAAGAACTATCCATCAAAGGGGCAAACCACTTTACTGGATAAAGTCCTTGGTAACTATTACCAATGTACAGAACAATTAGAGGTGCCAAACTGGCAGCTTATCCCAGATAGCACAACTACCATCATTGGCTATAAATGCCTGTTGGCAAAAGCACTCTTCAAAGGCAGGACCTGGTATGCCTGGTACTCAGAAGACATACCTATAAGCGAAGGACCTTGGAAAATTTCCGGACTGCCTGGTCTTGTTTTACTTGCTTACGACCAGAACAAACAATACATATTCAATGCTATCGGTATGAGCACATTGAATGGGACCGAAAGCATAACTTTCACGGAAAAGGCAAGAGAGAAAGTAACACAGAAAGAGTTAAGAGAGGCTAAGCATAAATTTGATGGCGCAGAAGCTCTCAAAGCAACAGCGAGAAAAACTGGATTTACGTTTAAGAAATTACCCGAAGGTGCCATCAAGGCTCTAAACCGAAGCAACAAGGGCAACCCTATCGAGCTGGAGTAA
- a CDS encoding DUF3109 family protein — protein MKKDELRILQVGNVLVSPDIITEKFCCDLDACKGECCIEGDAGAPVTLDEIMEIENALDVVWDDLSASAQAIIDKQGVAYTDIEGDLVTSIVNGKDCVFTCYQDLKDLGDGHTIPNCCLCALERAYREGKSKFKKPISCALYPIRAKDFGNEVYGINYNKWRICKDAIKKGEELKLPVYKFLEGPLVEKFGKEWYDELCEVAEQVLAELED, from the coding sequence ATGAAGAAAGACGAACTGCGTATTCTGCAGGTGGGCAACGTGTTGGTTTCACCTGATATTATCACCGAAAAATTCTGTTGCGACCTTGATGCCTGCAAGGGCGAGTGCTGCATCGAAGGCGATGCGGGAGCTCCTGTTACCTTGGATGAGATTATGGAGATTGAGAATGCGCTGGATGTAGTTTGGGATGATCTCTCAGCTTCTGCCCAGGCTATCATTGATAAGCAGGGCGTGGCTTATACCGATATTGAAGGCGATTTGGTAACGAGCATCGTGAATGGTAAGGATTGTGTGTTTACCTGCTACCAGGATTTGAAAGACCTGGGCGATGGACATACGATTCCTAACTGTTGTCTCTGTGCTCTGGAGCGTGCTTATCGCGAAGGAAAGTCGAAGTTCAAGAAGCCTATCTCCTGTGCTTTGTATCCAATCCGTGCCAAGGATTTCGGCAACGAGGTGTATGGCATCAACTATAACAAGTGGCGCATCTGCAAGGATGCCATCAAGAAGGGTGAGGAGTTGAAGCTTCCGGTTTATAAGTTCCTGGAGGGTCCGCTTGTAGAGAAGTTCGGCAAGGAATGGTATGATGAGCTTTGCGAAGTGGCAGAACAAGTACTTGCCGAATTGGAAGACTAA
- the rpsT gene encoding 30S ribosomal protein S20, with the protein MANHKSSIKRIRQDKKKALHNKYYAKTMRNAVRKLRNMSDKEEAAKLYPTVQKLLDKLAKINVIHDNKAANLKSGLTKHIAKLA; encoded by the coding sequence ATGGCAAATCACAAATCATCAATCAAGAGAATCCGTCAGGATAAGAAGAAGGCTTTGCACAATAAGTATTATGCAAAGACTATGCGCAATGCTGTCCGCAAGTTGCGCAACATGTCTGACAAGGAAGAGGCTGCAAAGCTCTATCCTACTGTTCAGAAGCTTTTAGACAAGTTGGCTAAGATCAACGTTATCCACGACAACAAGGCTGCAAACTTGAAGTCTGGTCTTACAAAGCACATCGCTAAGTTGGCCTAA
- the recO gene encoding DNA repair protein RecO has product MEIKTSAIVLQTIKYGDSQLIVDFFTEKLGRLSFMVRVPKSSKGKMKRQLFQPLMVLNLEFDYRLKSNLQRLRDVSIQIPFSDIPFSPYKLGISMFLAELLSYATRHEQANGALYLFIQDSIEWLDHAKGAIANFHIVFMIQLSFHLGFMPNIESGMSGDYFDLVDGCFAAHVPSHVHYLNKEDSMRLVSLFRLDYKTMHLYTMSRIERNRCVEVILEYYKLHLPDFPEMKSFSVLQELFA; this is encoded by the coding sequence ATGGAGATAAAAACTAGTGCTATCGTATTGCAAACCATCAAGTATGGGGACTCTCAACTTATCGTGGATTTCTTCACCGAAAAGTTGGGGAGACTCTCCTTTATGGTACGTGTGCCTAAGTCATCTAAGGGGAAGATGAAACGGCAGCTTTTCCAACCGCTCATGGTCTTGAATTTAGAATTTGATTATCGTCTCAAGTCAAATCTGCAGCGCCTTAGGGATGTTTCGATTCAGATTCCATTCTCTGATATCCCTTTTTCTCCATACAAACTTGGCATTTCCATGTTCTTGGCAGAACTGCTTTCATATGCTACCCGTCATGAGCAGGCTAATGGTGCGCTCTATCTTTTCATACAGGACAGTATCGAATGGTTAGACCATGCTAAAGGTGCTATTGCCAATTTCCATATAGTCTTTATGATTCAGCTCTCTTTTCATTTGGGTTTTATGCCCAATATAGAGAGCGGTATGTCTGGCGATTATTTTGATTTGGTAGATGGATGTTTTGCAGCTCATGTTCCTTCGCATGTACATTATTTAAATAAGGAAGATTCTATGCGGCTTGTGTCTTTGTTCCGTTTAGACTATAAAACAATGCACCTCTACACAATGTCCCGTATCGAACGGAACAGGTGTGTAGAGGTGATACTGGAGTATTATAAACTTCATTTGCCGGATTTTCCTGAAATGAAGAGCTTTTCAGTCCTTCAGGAACTTTTTGCTTAG
- the gyrB gene encoding DNA topoisomerase (ATP-hydrolyzing) subunit B has protein sequence MAENQNNANNYSASNIQVLEGLEAVRKRPAMYIGDISEKGLHHLVNETVDNSIDEAMAGYCTDIEVTINEDNSITVEDNGRGIPVDMHEKLHKSALEVVMTVLHAGGKFDKGSYKVSGGLHGVGVSCVNALSTHMLSQVFRGGKIYQQEYEKGKPLYPVKVVGETNKRGTRQQFWPDPTIFTHTVYKWDIIANRMRELAFLNAGIKITLRDLRPDEEGKTKEQVFHAKDGLKEFVRYVDRHRTHLFDDVIYLKTEKQGIPIEIAVMYNTDYSENIHSYVNNINTIEGGTHLTGFRMALTRTLKAYAEADPTISKQIEKAKVEIAPEDFREGLTAVISIKVAEPQFEGQTKTKLGNSEVQGAVQQAVNEALSDYLEEHPDEAKRICEKVVLAATARIAARKARESVQRKNFMTGGGLPGKLADCSMKDPKECEIFLVEGDSAGGSAKQGRDRFRQAILPLRGKILNVEKVQWHKVFEAESVMNIIQSIGVRFGVDGEDSKEANTDKLRYDKIIIMTDADVDGSHIDTLIMTLFYRFMPKVIEEGHLYIATPPLYKCTYRSKVSEYCYTEQQRQAFIDKYGDGVEDKNIHTQRYKGLGEMNPEQLWETTMDPSTRLLKQVTIENAAQADEIFSMLMGDDVEPRREFIEQNATYANIDA, from the coding sequence ATGGCAGAAAATCAAAACAACGCAAATAATTACTCTGCGAGTAACATTCAGGTTCTGGAAGGCCTGGAAGCTGTTCGCAAACGTCCGGCGATGTACATTGGTGACATCTCCGAAAAGGGGCTTCATCACTTGGTAAACGAGACAGTAGACAACTCTATTGACGAAGCAATGGCGGGATACTGTACCGACATCGAAGTTACCATCAACGAAGACAACTCTATCACCGTAGAAGATAATGGTCGTGGTATCCCTGTGGATATGCACGAGAAACTACATAAATCAGCCCTCGAAGTCGTTATGACCGTGCTTCACGCAGGTGGTAAGTTTGACAAGGGTTCTTACAAGGTATCTGGCGGTTTACATGGTGTGGGTGTAAGTTGTGTGAATGCACTTTCTACCCACATGTTGTCACAGGTGTTCCGTGGCGGCAAAATCTACCAGCAGGAATATGAGAAGGGTAAGCCTCTCTATCCGGTTAAGGTGGTAGGTGAAACCAACAAGCGCGGTACACGCCAGCAGTTCTGGCCAGATCCAACCATCTTTACTCACACTGTCTATAAGTGGGACATCATTGCCAACCGTATGCGCGAGTTGGCATTCCTCAATGCAGGTATCAAGATTACCTTGAGAGATTTGCGCCCTGACGAGGAAGGTAAGACCAAGGAGCAGGTTTTCCACGCTAAGGATGGTTTGAAGGAATTCGTCCGTTACGTAGACCGTCACCGCACTCATCTCTTCGATGATGTTATCTATCTGAAGACAGAAAAGCAGGGTATTCCTATCGAAATTGCTGTGATGTACAACACAGATTACTCTGAGAATATCCACTCATACGTCAATAACATCAACACCATTGAGGGTGGTACCCACCTGACTGGTTTCCGTATGGCGTTGACCCGCACCTTGAAGGCTTACGCAGAAGCTGACCCAACCATCTCTAAGCAGATTGAGAAGGCAAAGGTAGAGATAGCACCAGAAGACTTTCGCGAGGGTCTTACTGCCGTTATCTCCATCAAGGTAGCTGAACCTCAGTTTGAGGGACAGACCAAGACCAAGCTCGGTAACAGCGAGGTACAAGGTGCCGTTCAGCAGGCTGTAAACGAGGCTTTGTCTGATTATCTGGAAGAACATCCAGACGAGGCAAAGCGAATCTGCGAAAAGGTTGTCCTGGCTGCTACGGCCCGCATAGCTGCCCGCAAGGCACGTGAGAGTGTACAGCGCAAGAACTTCATGACAGGTGGTGGTCTTCCTGGTAAACTTGCCGATTGCTCAATGAAGGATCCTAAAGAATGCGAGATTTTCCTCGTCGAGGGTGATTCCGCCGGTGGTTCTGCCAAGCAGGGTCGCGACCGTTTCCGTCAGGCTATTCTCCCATTGCGTGGTAAGATTCTGAATGTAGAAAAGGTACAGTGGCACAAGGTATTCGAAGCTGAGTCTGTCATGAACATCATCCAAAGTATCGGAGTCCGCTTCGGTGTAGATGGCGAAGACAGCAAGGAGGCTAATACCGACAAGTTGCGTTACGACAAGATTATCATCATGACCGATGCCGACGTCGATGGTTCTCACATCGACACATTGATTATGACACTCTTCTATCGTTTCATGCCAAAGGTTATTGAAGAAGGCCATCTGTATATCGCTACCCCACCACTCTACAAGTGTACTTATCGCAGCAAGGTAAGCGAGTATTGCTATACAGAGCAGCAGCGCCAGGCATTCATCGACAAGTATGGAGATGGAGTAGAAGACAAGAATATCCACACCCAGCGATACAAAGGTTTGGGTGAGATGAACCCAGAGCAGCTTTGGGAAACTACTATGGACCCATCTACACGCTTGCTCAAGCAGGTTACTATCGAGAACGCAGCCCAGGCTGATGAAATCTTCTCTATGTTGATGGGTGATGATGTGGAACCACGCCGCGAATTTATCGAGCAGAATGCCACATACGCAAACATCGACGCTTAA
- a CDS encoding glycoside hydrolase N-terminal domain-containing protein, which translates to MKHLLISCLLLSAAGTLQAVPKSNIPPLKLWYNKPATAFEESLPIGNGKLGALIYGGANNDSIYLNDITLWTGKPVNREEGGDAYKWIPKIREALFKEDYKAADSLQLHVQGHNSEYYQPLAIINIKDANKGQFSNYKRELSLDNATAALSYTRGGIQYQREYFASHPDKMIAIHLTATQKKAINCDISLTSLIPHQVKASNKQLTITGHAMGKPENSTHFCSILSIKNQDGTITASDSILHLQGVSEAVIYLVNETSYNGFDKHPVKEGAPYIEKVNDNAWHLVNYTYPELKQRHITDYQNIFNRAKFALKGAKFDNKRTTDQQLFDYTEKEEQNPYLEMLYFQYGRYLLISCSRTPGIPANLQGLWAPARKSPWRGNYTININLEENYWPAEVTNMSELVMPVDGLVKAMSVTGKYTAKHYYGIENGWCGGHNTDAWAMTNPVGTKKESPKWSNWNMGGAWLVQTLWDHYDYTRDKEYLRQTAYPLMKGAADFMLDWIIENPKKPGELITAPCTSPEAEYITDKGYQGCSFYGGTADLTILRELFKNTLKGAQILDIDQAYQAKLQDAINRLHPYQIGKRGNLQEWYYDWDDQDWHHRHQSHLLGLHPFYQISLDKTPDLAAAAAKTLEIKGDFSTGWSTGWRISLWARLHRADKSYSMIRKLLNYVHPGNYNNPKNRPSGGTYPNLFDAHPPFQIDGNFGGTAGVCEMLMQCDGETMHLLPALPKEWPAGEIKGIKARGNYEINLVWNNGKVSKASITSKNAGNLTVKYNGKQKALNFKAGETKLIK; encoded by the coding sequence ATGAAACATTTACTTATCTCTTGCCTATTACTCTCTGCAGCAGGCACACTCCAGGCTGTCCCAAAGAGTAATATTCCACCGCTGAAGCTTTGGTACAATAAGCCAGCTACAGCCTTTGAAGAATCATTACCTATCGGTAACGGTAAGTTAGGTGCATTGATCTATGGTGGAGCCAACAATGACTCTATCTATCTCAACGACATCACCTTGTGGACAGGAAAGCCTGTCAATCGCGAGGAAGGAGGGGATGCCTACAAATGGATACCAAAGATTCGCGAGGCTCTGTTCAAAGAAGATTACAAGGCAGCCGACTCTTTACAACTGCATGTACAAGGACACAATTCAGAATACTATCAGCCACTTGCCATCATCAATATCAAAGATGCAAATAAAGGACAATTCAGTAACTACAAGCGTGAATTGAGCCTTGACAACGCTACGGCAGCATTGAGTTATACAAGAGGGGGAATACAATACCAGCGAGAATATTTCGCATCACATCCGGACAAGATGATTGCCATTCACCTGACAGCTACACAGAAGAAAGCTATCAACTGCGACATCTCTCTCACCTCTCTGATTCCTCATCAGGTAAAAGCTTCCAATAAGCAACTCACCATCACGGGCCATGCTATGGGAAAGCCTGAGAACAGTACCCACTTCTGCTCCATCCTCAGCATCAAAAACCAGGACGGAACCATTACTGCCTCTGATTCTATCCTCCATCTGCAGGGCGTAAGCGAAGCTGTTATCTATTTAGTGAATGAAACCAGCTACAACGGATTCGACAAGCATCCGGTAAAAGAAGGGGCTCCATATATTGAAAAGGTTAACGACAATGCCTGGCACTTGGTCAACTATACCTATCCAGAGTTAAAACAGCGTCATATAACCGATTATCAGAACATCTTCAACCGTGCCAAGTTTGCACTCAAGGGAGCAAAGTTCGACAACAAGCGAACCACCGACCAGCAACTCTTTGATTACACTGAGAAAGAAGAGCAAAACCCTTACCTGGAAATGCTCTATTTCCAATATGGAAGATATCTTCTTATCAGCTGTTCGAGAACTCCAGGCATTCCTGCCAATCTCCAGGGACTTTGGGCTCCGGCACGAAAATCTCCTTGGCGTGGAAACTACACCATCAACATCAACCTGGAAGAAAACTATTGGCCAGCAGAGGTAACCAACATGTCTGAGCTTGTAATGCCTGTAGACGGACTGGTGAAAGCCATGTCTGTAACAGGAAAATATACAGCAAAGCACTATTATGGAATTGAAAATGGCTGGTGCGGTGGACACAACACAGACGCATGGGCAATGACCAATCCTGTTGGAACCAAGAAAGAGAGTCCTAAGTGGAGCAACTGGAACATGGGAGGTGCCTGGCTTGTACAAACCTTATGGGATCACTACGATTACACCCGCGATAAGGAATATCTACGCCAGACAGCCTATCCATTGATGAAAGGTGCAGCAGACTTCATGCTTGACTGGATAATAGAGAACCCGAAGAAACCGGGCGAACTGATTACTGCCCCTTGCACTTCACCTGAGGCAGAATATATCACCGACAAGGGCTATCAAGGCTGCAGTTTCTATGGAGGTACTGCCGATCTTACCATATTGAGAGAATTGTTTAAAAACACACTCAAAGGTGCTCAGATTCTCGATATAGATCAAGCATATCAGGCAAAGTTACAGGATGCTATCAATCGTCTGCACCCTTATCAGATAGGAAAGCGCGGTAATCTGCAGGAATGGTATTACGATTGGGATGACCAGGATTGGCATCATCGCCACCAGTCACACCTTCTCGGTTTACACCCATTCTATCAGATTTCATTAGATAAGACTCCAGATTTAGCAGCAGCTGCTGCCAAGACTCTTGAGATAAAAGGAGACTTCTCTACCGGTTGGAGCACAGGATGGCGTATCAGTTTATGGGCTCGCCTGCACAGAGCAGACAAGTCATATTCTATGATCAGGAAATTGCTTAACTATGTACATCCGGGCAATTACAACAATCCGAAGAATCGCCCTTCAGGAGGAACTTATCCAAATCTCTTCGATGCTCACCCACCTTTCCAGATAGATGGCAACTTCGGAGGCACAGCAGGCGTATGTGAGATGCTGATGCAATGCGATGGCGAGACTATGCATCTTCTTCCTGCTCTACCTAAAGAATGGCCTGCAGGCGAAATTAAGGGTATCAAAGCACGTGGAAACTACGAGATTAATCTCGTATGGAACAATGGAAAGGTCAGCAAAGCTTCCATCACCAGCAAGAATGCCGGAAACCTGACCGTCAAGTATAATGGTAAGCAGAAAGCATTAAATTTCAAGGCTGGCGAAACAAAACTCATAAAATAG
- the gpmI gene encoding 2,3-bisphosphoglycerate-independent phosphoglycerate mutase, which yields MAKKALLMILDGWGIGKHDKGDVIFKTPTPYLDYLTAVSAHSTLQTCGEDVGLPNGQMGNSEVGHLNIGAGRVVYQDLVKINKACESGDILKNQEIINAYSYAQKTGKKLHLMGLTSTGGVHSSLDHLFKLIEIGKEYGLKETYVHCFMDGRDTDPKSGKGFIEEVQACCDKNGAHIASIVGRFYAMDRDKRWNRVKEAYDLLVEGKGKQADDMVKAMQESYDEDVTDEFIKPINNSKVDGTIQEGDVVIFINYRNDRAKELTQVLTQQDMPEEGMHTIKDLQYYCMTPYDASFQGVHILFPKENVMNTLGEYLSAQGKKQLHTAETEKYAHVTFFFNGGRETPYEGEDRILVPSPKVATYDLKPEMSAYEVKDKLVGAINTQEYDFIVVNFANGDMVGHTGIYNAIAKAVHAVDNCVKDVIEAAKANDYEAIIIADHGNADHAINEDGTPNTAHSLNPVPFIYVTDNNSATVKDGRLADVAPSILHIMGLEKPADMTGENLISDNK from the coding sequence ATGGCAAAAAAAGCTCTTTTAATGATTCTCGACGGATGGGGAATCGGTAAGCATGATAAGGGTGATGTTATCTTCAAGACTCCAACTCCTTATCTCGATTATTTGACAGCAGTTTCAGCACATTCTACTCTCCAGACTTGTGGCGAGGACGTTGGTCTTCCTAACGGTCAGATGGGTAATTCTGAGGTTGGTCACCTCAACATCGGTGCTGGTCGTGTGGTATATCAGGACCTCGTTAAGATCAACAAGGCTTGCGAGAGCGGTGACATCTTGAAGAATCAGGAGATCATCAACGCTTACAGCTATGCTCAGAAGACTGGTAAGAAACTCCACTTAATGGGCTTGACTTCTACCGGTGGTGTTCACTCTTCTTTGGATCACCTCTTCAAGTTGATTGAGATTGGTAAGGAATATGGTTTGAAGGAGACATACGTTCACTGCTTCATGGATGGCCGTGATACAGACCCTAAGAGCGGTAAGGGCTTCATCGAGGAGGTTCAGGCTTGCTGCGACAAGAATGGTGCACACATCGCAAGCATCGTAGGTCGTTTCTATGCTATGGACCGTGACAAGCGCTGGAACCGTGTAAAGGAAGCATACGACTTGCTCGTTGAGGGTAAGGGTAAGCAGGCTGACGATATGGTGAAGGCAATGCAGGAGAGCTATGATGAGGACGTAACAGACGAGTTCATCAAGCCAATCAATAACTCTAAGGTTGACGGTACTATCCAGGAGGGTGATGTTGTTATCTTCATCAACTACCGTAACGACCGTGCCAAGGAGTTGACACAGGTATTGACTCAGCAGGATATGCCAGAGGAAGGCATGCACACCATCAAGGACTTGCAGTACTACTGCATGACTCCATACGATGCAAGCTTCCAGGGCGTTCACATCCTCTTCCCTAAGGAGAACGTAATGAATACCCTCGGTGAGTACTTGAGCGCACAGGGCAAGAAGCAGCTCCACACTGCAGAGACAGAGAAGTATGCTCACGTAACATTCTTCTTTAATGGTGGTCGTGAGACTCCATACGAGGGTGAGGACCGTATCCTGGTTCCTTCTCCAAAGGTGGCTACTTACGACTTGAAGCCAGAGATGAGCGCTTACGAGGTAAAGGATAAGTTGGTGGGTGCAATCAACACTCAGGAGTACGACTTCATCGTTGTAAACTTCGCTAATGGTGATATGGTAGGTCACACAGGTATCTACAACGCTATCGCTAAGGCTGTTCACGCTGTTGACAACTGCGTAAAGGACGTTATCGAGGCTGCTAAGGCTAACGATTATGAGGCTATCATCATCGCTGACCACGGTAATGCAGACCACGCTATCAACGAGGATGGTACACCAAACACTGCTCACTCTTTGAACCCTGTTCCATTCATCTACGTAACTGACAATAACTCAGCTACCGTTAAGGATGGTCGTTTGGCAGACGTAGCTCCTTCTATCCTCCATATCATGGGCTTGGAGAAGCCTGCAGATATGACAGGTGAGAACTTGATTTCTGACAACAAGTAA
- a CDS encoding alpha-L-rhamnosidase N-terminal domain-containing protein, translating to MRYFTILIFTTLWVLNSYAQEFGTHWVSYPFPNDSSEILYRKIYHLNQKPLKAEINMASGGNTRLYINERNATPSIFNEGARDSILLMQTIDISRYLKKGENIIAVWYAPGRIRNKSKQLSLELHGWYTDSVPFYHKADETWWCKPLKGCSYNEKEHFDNRIYNTEWKSAEYQSAGWVHPTGAFKDSTNYIFVDQLPYLTQNKLQMVLEPYQEEFDHQGCRIDFGRPFRGTIRLTIRNASKGTTLHINGNQYVCSGEMDEQAYYRIHAEHQKDFVITWDKGFRRSNITNIEGLEISE from the coding sequence ATGAGATATTTTACAATTCTCATCTTTACAACTCTCTGGGTGCTGAATTCCTATGCACAGGAATTCGGTACCCATTGGGTATCATATCCATTCCCCAATGATTCTTCTGAGATATTATACAGGAAAATCTATCATCTTAATCAAAAGCCTTTAAAGGCTGAGATAAACATGGCAAGTGGAGGAAATACCCGCCTATACATCAACGAAAGAAATGCTACGCCAAGCATTTTCAACGAAGGAGCCAGAGACAGCATCCTTCTGATGCAAACCATAGATATCTCCAGATATCTGAAAAAGGGCGAAAACATCATCGCGGTCTGGTATGCACCAGGAAGAATAAGAAATAAGAGCAAACAACTCTCGCTGGAACTTCATGGCTGGTATACAGACTCTGTTCCTTTTTATCATAAAGCAGACGAAACATGGTGGTGCAAACCCCTGAAGGGCTGCAGTTACAACGAAAAGGAACACTTTGACAATAGAATATACAATACTGAGTGGAAATCGGCAGAATACCAATCTGCAGGATGGGTTCATCCGACAGGTGCTTTCAAAGATTCAACAAACTATATCTTTGTTGACCAGCTGCCATACCTCACCCAGAACAAGCTTCAAATGGTATTAGAACCATACCAGGAGGAATTTGATCATCAGGGATGCCGTATAGACTTCGGACGTCCGTTCCGCGGAACCATCAGGCTCACGATACGCAATGCCAGCAAAGGAACAACACTTCATATTAACGGAAACCAATATGTATGCAGTGGCGAAATGGACGAGCAAGCCTATTACCGCATCCATGCTGAGCATCAAAAAGATTTCGTGATAACTTGGGATAAAGGTTTTAGAAGAAGTAATATCACAAATATAGAAGGATTAGAGATTTCGGAATAA
- a CDS encoding GLPGLI family protein — MKKILMILAAILALGSLTAKAQMRSGVDTLTLDQVKYRITYDAKQVNDTTQIPYIYRKAQMRLDIGSNITHFYNQSKEQWEQQVLQMILSGGVIDLRKAEPVKCMDFEFLKNYPKNGQTLFQESWALRTYHCIEKAETPDWQLIPDSTTTIIGYPCQLAKTNFKGRTWLAWYAEDIPVSEGPWKLCGLPGLILRAYDAQQQFYLNAIGLEDLKGKEALKYAKPEEAEKVSQSDLTKIKQRDDGSEILRYEKWTDENGKPIKPKARKRVFNPIER; from the coding sequence ATGAAAAAGATTCTAATGATTCTTGCAGCCATCCTCGCCTTAGGCAGCCTGACCGCAAAAGCACAGATGAGATCGGGCGTGGACACGCTCACCCTCGACCAAGTGAAGTATCGCATCACCTACGATGCAAAACAGGTGAACGACACCACACAAATACCATATATTTATCGCAAGGCACAGATGCGACTCGACATCGGTAGCAACATCACTCACTTCTATAACCAGTCCAAGGAGCAATGGGAGCAGCAAGTCTTACAAATGATACTTTCAGGCGGTGTCATTGACCTAAGAAAAGCCGAGCCGGTAAAATGCATGGACTTTGAATTCCTCAAGAACTACCCAAAGAACGGTCAGACCCTATTTCAAGAATCGTGGGCTTTGAGAACCTATCACTGCATCGAAAAGGCCGAGACTCCTGATTGGCAACTCATCCCAGACAGCACCACAACCATCATCGGCTATCCTTGCCAACTCGCCAAGACCAACTTCAAGGGAAGAACTTGGTTAGCTTGGTATGCTGAGGATATCCCTGTGTCAGAAGGTCCTTGGAAGCTCTGCGGTCTGCCTGGTCTCATTCTCCGTGCCTACGATGCACAGCAACAATTCTATCTCAACGCCATCGGACTGGAAGACCTGAAAGGCAAGGAGGCTCTCAAATACGCCAAGCCCGAAGAGGCAGAGAAAGTTTCCCAGTCTGACCTCACCAAAATCAAGCAGAGAGACGATGGAAGCGAGATACTAAGATATGAAAAGTGGACAGATGAGAATGGAAAACCTATCAAACCAAAAGCAAGGAAACGTGTCTTCAATCCAATCGAGCGATAG